ACAACAAAATAGATTCCAATTAAAGCAAAAACAAAGGAAATCAGCAATAAAAATAAAGTCATATTCGGTTCAAAAAAACGCATTACTTCTTCATTTGAACTTGGATAGCGTTTTTTATTTACAAGAGTTTCATAAACAATCCCTAACAACATTGGTATTTGGCCCACAAAAGAAGCCATAATAATTAATAAAGAACCCACGATGTATTTCCAAAACTTATTCTCAGGGCGTATTCCTTGTTCTATAAACATAGTATTCTATTTAATTTGAATTCATTAATTAGTTCTGAAAAAAATATTTTGTTACCTCTAAAATACGCTTTCTATTTTGAATTTTCTTTACTTCGCAAAAAAAACATGATACAAATATACCATAATCCACGTTGCGGAAAATCAAGAAATTGCTTGTCTTTTTTGGAAGAATCAAAAAAAGAATTTGAAATTATCAAATACCTTGAAAAAACACCTTTATATGAGGAATTAGTTTCGCTTATCAAAAAACTAAATGTTCAACCCATTGCATTGGTTCGTGTAAAAGAAAAAATTTGGATAGAAAATTTTAAAAACAAACAACTATCTGATGAAGAAATTATACAAATATTAGCATCAAACCCTATTCTCATTGAAAGACCCATAGTTATAAAAGGAGAAAAAGCGATAATTGGTCGTGTATTAGATGATGTGTCTGCATTTATTTAAAGCATTAACATTTATTTGTGATTCATACTATTAAACCTAAGCCTATTTTTGTGGTCTAAAAAATATAACCAAAAAATAAACTAATGAGAAAAATACAATTTGTCTTAATTCTTGTGCTCTTTTTCACAAGCCTTATCAATTTTGCGCAAGAAGCACCTCAAGCCAAAAGCAAAGTAAAAGTAAGCGGTAAAGTGATTGAAAAAATAAGCAAGCAACCGCTGGAATATGCAACAATAACATTCAAAGACCCAACGAATCCAAAAGCACTTTCAGGTGGAATTACAAATGCTAAAGGAGAATTTGACATAGCGGTATTGCCGGGAGTTTATAACATTACAATTGAGTTTATTTCTTTTAAAGCAATCGAAATCAAACAAAAAAACATACAAGCCAACAGTAGTCTAGGACTAATTTTTTTAGATGAAGACGCTTCGCAATTGAATGAAGTAGTTGTTCGTGCCGAAAAAACAACTGTCGAAATAAAATTAGACAAAAAAGTGTATAATGTAGGTAGTGATTTAATGGTAAAAGGCGGAACTGTCAGTGATGTTTTAGACAACATTCCTTCTGTTTCTGTTGATGTTGAAGGAAATGTAAGTCTTCGTGGTAATGAAAATGTTAAAGTTTTAATTGACGGAAAACCTTCAAACGCGATTAACATTGCCGAAGCTCTGCGTTTGATTCCTGCAGATGCAATTGAAAAAGTAGAAGTTATAACAAACCCATCTGCACGATATGATGCTGAAGGTGGCGGAGGTTTATTAAATATTGTTTTGAAAAAAGGAAAAAACTTAGGTTTAAATGGAACTTTTATTGCTTCAACCGGATATCCTGATAATTATGGAATAAGTGGAACGGTAAACTTTAAATCCGAAAAATTTAATTTATTTACTAATCAAGGCTATAATTACAGAAACAGCCCTGGAAATATGATTAACGAAACGGAATATCTAAACGCCGATAACACAACCAAAAACTTTGTTATTGAACCTCGAATTAATGAGCGTTATGGTAAAGGATATAATGGGAATTTTGGTATCGAATTGTATTTAGATAAATCAACTTCGTGGACCAATACCATCAATTACAGAAAAAATAATGGTGATGACACTGATAATATCTTCCAAAAATATTATGATGCTGATTATGTGTATGATTACACCCGAAATCGTATTAATGTAGAAGACAATAAAAGTGAAAATGTAGAATTTACAACCAACTTCACAAAAAATTTCAAAAAAGAAGGGCATAAACTTACTGTAGATGGATCTTTTTCATCAAATGATGATAATACTAATGCTTTAGTTACTGATTCAGCTAACAATTCTGACATCATAAAATTAGACAAAACCCTTAACCATCAAACTCAAAACAGAAATTTAATTCAAATGGATTATGTTTTGCCTTTGGCAAAAGGAAGTCAATTTGAAGTAGGTTACCGTGGAGATTTCAACAAATTGCTAACGGATTATCAAGTAGCAAATGACGGTGTAATCAATTATAATTTTACCAATACTTTAGAATATAAAGAAAATGTAAACGCATTATACACACAATACGGATTAAAAGTAAATAAAATCTCTGTT
This region of Flavobacterium lacustre genomic DNA includes:
- a CDS encoding arsenate reductase family protein; its protein translation is MIQIYHNPRCGKSRNCLSFLEESKKEFEIIKYLEKTPLYEELVSLIKKLNVQPIALVRVKEKIWIENFKNKQLSDEEIIQILASNPILIERPIVIKGEKAIIGRVLDDVSAFI
- a CDS encoding TonB-dependent receptor domain-containing protein is translated as MRKIQFVLILVLFFTSLINFAQEAPQAKSKVKVSGKVIEKISKQPLEYATITFKDPTNPKALSGGITNAKGEFDIAVLPGVYNITIEFISFKAIEIKQKNIQANSSLGLIFLDEDASQLNEVVVRAEKTTVEIKLDKKVYNVGSDLMVKGGTVSDVLDNIPSVSVDVEGNVSLRGNENVKVLIDGKPSNAINIAEALRLIPADAIEKVEVITNPSARYDAEGGGGLLNIVLKKGKNLGLNGTFIASTGYPDNYGISGTVNFKSEKFNLFTNQGYNYRNSPGNMINETEYLNADNTTKNFVIEPRINERYGKGYNGNFGIELYLDKSTSWTNTINYRKNNGDDTDNIFQKYYDADYVYDYTRNRINVEDNKSENVEFTTNFTKNFKKEGHKLTVDGSFSSNDDNTNALVTDSANNSDIIKLDKTLNHQTQNRNLIQMDYVLPLAKGSQFEVGYRGDFNKLLTDYQVANDGVINYNFTNTLEYKENVNALYTQYGLKVNKISVLLGLRWEDSNIEVNQLSTNDFNTKKYNNFFPSAFFTYELSDKSSASLSYSRRIQRPRGRMLNPFSNLSSNINIFIGNPDLDPAFTDAIDFGYIKRWDKLTFNTSLYVNKTTDVFQMARRESGEFVNGTPIIITSPINVATEYRTGFEFTLNYSPYKWWKVNGNFNFFRNETQGDFTYINFNDNEVTQNFDNTATSWFTRVTSKVTLPYKIEWQTNATYNAPQKNAQGEVLGNFSANLAFSKDVLKEKGTVSFNVSDVFNSRKRIMETYLPGVLNSHSEMQWRERQFTLSFTYRFNKQKNEREKQPKKSMNEGGEMEFQG